One segment of Plasmodium relictum strain SGS1 genome assembly, chromosome: 3 DNA contains the following:
- a CDS encoding mitochondrial ribosomal protein S12 precursor, putative: protein MFYSISNKINNKRFFQNVKKSLALKKVQNFSLAKNISYLPDLKIINKNFQNVELLNTRVTNYTKGLYYVKSAYYANSNKNYIHTVINKSGENFNGKKYFYGITDHRYFSTKNIRGRLFYKRRPKQIPKLKKKNWRSKWLEGAPQKRGICLKVRVQTPKKPNSGLKKIARVRLSTGRIVSVYIPGIGHNLNTHSIILVRGGRCKDIPGCNYKAIRGVYDLLPVKNRFRGRSKYGVKLSEDKRKHLVERYNFKHITIKKDIEEFNKYKWFNYVDKDKNLREKPLSLNENVPINIFHFNTYYRNKKFQQSNEK from the coding sequence ATGTTCTATAgtatttcaaataaaattaataataaaagattttttCAAAATGTAAAGAAAAGTTTagctttaaaaaaagttcAGAATTTTAGTTTAGCTAagaatatttcttatttacctgatttgaaaataattaataagaaTTTTCAAAATGTGGAATTATTAAATACAAGAGTTACAAATTACACAAAAGGTTTATATTATGTAAAAAGTGCATATTATGcaaatagtaataaaaattatattcatacagtaattaataaaagtggagaaaattttaatggaaaaaaatatttttatggtATAACTGATCATAGATACTTTagtacaaaaaatataagaggAAGACTATTTTATAAAAGGAGACCAAAACAAATAccgaaattaaaaaaaaaaaactggAGATCAAAATGGCTAGAAGGAGCTCCTCAAAAAAGAGGAATATGTTTAAAAGTTCGAGTACAAACTCCCAAGAAACCCAATTCTGGATTAAAAAAGATAGCTCGTGTGAGGTTATCTACTGGTAGAATAGTTTCTGTTTATATTCCAGGAATAGGCCATAATTTAAATACTCATAGTATTATTTTAGTAAGAGGAGGAAGATGTAAAGATATTCCAGGATGTAATTATAAAGCTATTAGAGGAGTTTATGACTTATTACCTGTTAAAAATAGATTTAGAGGTAGAAGTAAATATGGTGTGAAATTATCAGAAGACAAAAGAAAACATTTAGTTGAAAGATATAACTTTAAACACATaactattaaaaaagatatagaagaatttaataaatataaatggtTTAACTATGttgataaagataaaaacttaagagaaaAACCTTTATCTCTTAATGAAAACGTAcctattaatatttttcattttaatacctattatagaaataaaaagtttcAACAaagtaatgaaaaataa